A window of the Maniola hyperantus chromosome 16, iAphHyp1.2, whole genome shotgun sequence genome harbors these coding sequences:
- the LOC117989527 gene encoding zinc finger protein 211-like isoform X2, translating into MSETRRILFKNFNLHNENRIVSLCRICLEEGARIPIFEIDDEENYDTLTKLSLCLREKIEDINGYPRFICNICSDILDSAYNFINKYKDSCKILQSGIDIVKQDTEVPIIENGLAEEEIKVDNIKTEIQDSRSDNSDDGFSDEDKEFLVPVKLKVKLKEENETKPVRKTRNHTSTNTKQVTNKIASSILEGQFAWNGDKCLQSNTLKLAKQKLKLLTEIKAEPVKKKRVKIEVPKVKVHKPDPPKLCDICGEVFKSQEKLWSHKRKVHYKKAMQCPHCGKMLASQYYLNRHIKRKHEESRDYICAACGSGFAYKTELRNHNRSVHEKHLRPKKQYRCKICSKTYKCAKSVVVHERSVHTGQRPAVCSVCDSSFYHIDYLREHMRLHTGETPFKCPICGRGYAQRCNMKSHLRIHRVSELDAITLSKLRPNYLRLLKS; encoded by the exons ATGTCTGAAACTCGAAGAATTTTAtttaagaactttaatttaCATAATGAAAACCGTATCGTAAGTTTGTGTAGAATATGCCTTGAAGAGGGGGCTAGAATTCCAATTTTCGAAATAGATGACGAAGAAAACTACGATACTCTAACTAAACTATCGTTATGTTTGAGAGAAAAG ATAGAAGATATCAATGGCTACCCTCGTTTCATATGTAACATATGCAGCGACATTCTAGATAGTGCATACAActtcataaataaatacaaagacTCGTGTAAAATATTGCAAAGTGGCATCGATATAGTTAAACAAGACACTGAAGTACCAATAATTGAGAATGGACTCGCAGAGGAAGAAATCaaagtagataatattaaaaCTGAAATTCAAGACTCTAGGAGTGATAATAGTGATGATGGTTTTAGTGATGAGGACAAAGAATTTCTGGTGCCTGTAAAGTTAAAAGTTAAGTTAAAGGAAGAAAATGAAACAAAACCGGTTAGAAAAACAAGAAACCACACATCTACTAATACTAAACAGGTGACAAATAAAATAGCCTCCTCAATATTAGAGGGTCAATTTGCATGGAATGGAGACAAATG TCTACAATCAAATACATTAAAACTGGCGAAACAAAAACTCAAACTGCTAACAGAAATAAAAGCTGAGCCTGTCAAGAAGAAAAGAGTAAAAATCGAGGTACCGAAAGTGAAAGTACACAAACCAGACCCTCCAAAACTATGTGATATATGCGGTGAAGTATTCAAGAGTCAGGAAAAGCTGTGGTCTCATAAAAGAAAAGTTCATTACAAAAAAGCTATGCAATGTCCGCACTGTGGTAAAATGTTGGCATctcaatattatttaaacaggCATATAAAGAGAAAACATGAGGAGAGCAGGGATTATATTTGCGCGGCTTGTGGTAGCGGTTTCGCATATAAAACTGAGTTACGCAACCACAATAGGAGCGTGCACGAAAAACATTTGCGACCGAAAAAGCAGTACAGGTGTAAAATCTGTTCCAAGACTTACAAGTGTGCCAAGTCTGTTGTGGTGCATGAGAGATCGGTTCATACAg gtcAAAGACCAGCCGTTTGTTCTGTATGTGATAGCAGTTTCTACCACATAGACTATCTGAGAGAGCACATGAGACTGCACACTGGAGAGACTCCGTTCAAGTGCCCCATCTGTGGGCGGGGCTATGCCCAGCGCTGCAACATGAAGAGCCATCTCAGAATACATCGGGTCTCCGAACTGGATGCTATCACGTTGAGCAAACTTAGACCTAACTATTTGAGACTACTTAAATCTTAG
- the LOC117989527 gene encoding uncharacterized protein isoform X1 yields the protein MSETRRILFKNFNLHNENRIVSLCRICLEEGARIPIFEIDDEENYDTLTKLSLCLREKIEDINGYPRFICNICSDILDSAYNFINKYKDSCKILQSGIDIVKQDTEVPIIENGLAEEEIKVDNIKTEIQDSRSDNSDDGFSDEDKEFLVPVKLKVKLKEENETKPVRKTRNHTSTNTKQVTNKIASSILEGQFAWNGDKWCLQSNTLKLAKQKLKLLTEIKAEPVKKKRVKIEVPKVKVHKPDPPKLCDICGEVFKSQEKLWSHKRKVHYKKAMQCPHCGKMLASQYYLNRHIKRKHEESRDYICAACGSGFAYKTELRNHNRSVHEKHLRPKKQYRCKICSKTYKCAKSVVVHERSVHTGQRPAVCSVCDSSFYHIDYLREHMRLHTGETPFKCPICGRGYAQRCNMKSHLRIHRVSELDAITLSKLRPNYLRLLKS from the exons ATGTCTGAAACTCGAAGAATTTTAtttaagaactttaatttaCATAATGAAAACCGTATCGTAAGTTTGTGTAGAATATGCCTTGAAGAGGGGGCTAGAATTCCAATTTTCGAAATAGATGACGAAGAAAACTACGATACTCTAACTAAACTATCGTTATGTTTGAGAGAAAAG ATAGAAGATATCAATGGCTACCCTCGTTTCATATGTAACATATGCAGCGACATTCTAGATAGTGCATACAActtcataaataaatacaaagacTCGTGTAAAATATTGCAAAGTGGCATCGATATAGTTAAACAAGACACTGAAGTACCAATAATTGAGAATGGACTCGCAGAGGAAGAAATCaaagtagataatattaaaaCTGAAATTCAAGACTCTAGGAGTGATAATAGTGATGATGGTTTTAGTGATGAGGACAAAGAATTTCTGGTGCCTGTAAAGTTAAAAGTTAAGTTAAAGGAAGAAAATGAAACAAAACCGGTTAGAAAAACAAGAAACCACACATCTACTAATACTAAACAGGTGACAAATAAAATAGCCTCCTCAATATTAGAGGGTCAATTTGCATGGAATGGAGACAAATGGtg TCTACAATCAAATACATTAAAACTGGCGAAACAAAAACTCAAACTGCTAACAGAAATAAAAGCTGAGCCTGTCAAGAAGAAAAGAGTAAAAATCGAGGTACCGAAAGTGAAAGTACACAAACCAGACCCTCCAAAACTATGTGATATATGCGGTGAAGTATTCAAGAGTCAGGAAAAGCTGTGGTCTCATAAAAGAAAAGTTCATTACAAAAAAGCTATGCAATGTCCGCACTGTGGTAAAATGTTGGCATctcaatattatttaaacaggCATATAAAGAGAAAACATGAGGAGAGCAGGGATTATATTTGCGCGGCTTGTGGTAGCGGTTTCGCATATAAAACTGAGTTACGCAACCACAATAGGAGCGTGCACGAAAAACATTTGCGACCGAAAAAGCAGTACAGGTGTAAAATCTGTTCCAAGACTTACAAGTGTGCCAAGTCTGTTGTGGTGCATGAGAGATCGGTTCATACAg gtcAAAGACCAGCCGTTTGTTCTGTATGTGATAGCAGTTTCTACCACATAGACTATCTGAGAGAGCACATGAGACTGCACACTGGAGAGACTCCGTTCAAGTGCCCCATCTGTGGGCGGGGCTATGCCCAGCGCTGCAACATGAAGAGCCATCTCAGAATACATCGGGTCTCCGAACTGGATGCTATCACGTTGAGCAAACTTAGACCTAACTATTTGAGACTACTTAAATCTTAG
- the LOC117989413 gene encoding V-type proton ATPase subunit D, protein MSGKEKLAIFPSRGAQMLIKARLAGAVKGHGLLKKKADALQVRFRMILSKIIETKTLMGEVMKEAAFSLAEAKFTTGDFNQVVLQNVTKAQIKIRSKKDNVAGVTLPIFESYQDGSDTYELAGLARGGQQLAKLKKNFQSAVKLLVELASLQTSFVTLDEVIKITNRRVNAIEHVIIPRLERTLAYIISELDELEREEFYRLKKIQDKKKIIKDKAEARKLKMKEQGRDVRDIANLLDEGDEDLLF, encoded by the exons ATGTCTGGGAAAGAAAAATTAGCGATTTTCCCATCCCGGGG TGCTCAAATGTTAATAAAAGCCCGCCTGGCTGGTGCAGTTAAAGGTCACGGGTTGCTGAAAAAGAAGGCAGATGCCTTACAAGTCAGATTCCGTATGATTTTAAGTAAAATTATCGAG ACTAAAACCCTTATGGGTGAGGTGATGAAAGAAGCTGCGTTCTCCCTTGCAGAGGCCAAGTTCACTACGGGTGACTTTAACCAGGTGGTGCTACAAAATGTCACCAAGGCACAAATTAAGATTCGCTCCAAGAAAGACAATGTTGCTG GTGTCACACTTCCAATTTTTGAGTCCTATCAAGATGGTTCTGACACATATGAGCTAGCCGGTCTAGCGAGAGGAGGCCAACAGCTGGCTAAGCTCAAAAAGAACTTCCAGAGTGCAGTCAAGCTGCTAGTGGAGTTGGCGTCGCTGCAAACCTCATTTGTGACTCTGGATGAGGTCATTAAGATCACTAACCGACGTGTCAACGCTATTGAACATG TGATCATCCCTCGCCTGGAGCGCACACTGGCGTACATCATCTCTGAGCTGGACGAGCTAGAGCGTGAGGAGTTCTACCGGCTCAAGAAGATCCAGGACAAGAAGAAGATCATCAAAGACAAGGCTGAGGCG agaaaattaaaaatgaaagaaCAGGGCAGAGACGTGCGCGACATCGCAAACTTACTCGACGAGGGCGACGAAGACTTGCTCTTCTAG